TTGTGTCTTATTAATGCTTAATGAAGCCGCCTTGGCGCTAGAAGAGGGCATAGTCGCTTCGGCACGCGATGGCGACATAGGGGCTATCTTTGGCATTGGCTTTCCGCCTTTTACCGGTGGCCCTTTCTTTTATATGCACCAAATCGGCATTCAAACCGTGATCGACAAGATGCAAGAATACGTGCACAAGTATGGCGCGCGTTTTACGCCTTGTGAACCCTTGCTGCGTATGGCAGCTGCAGGAAAAAGTTATTATTAACTGCGCAGTGCCCAGTAAGCACGACATTATTAAACTTTGTTCATACCGGGCTCGTCCCGGTATTTTTAGCGCATTAAACGCAACTCAATTCGTTGTTAAAGACTAACGATCTTTTGCCACGCAATACTCGGAACAACACGAAAAAATTAAGTTGGGATAAGTAAGAGCCATCGTCATCTTGGCGAAAGTCAGGATCTAGGTTTTGTTACGTGCCAAGCGTCTAATGGATTTACTAATCCTCAATCCTCAATCCTCAATCCCCAATCCCTTGCAATGCACCGCCATTGAATTTTCATCTTAGCTCTTGAAAAACGGCTCACTACCCCCATCTTTTAGCTATTAGTCAAACAAGCAAAGGAACATCAAGATGTCAGATGCTGTGCAAACCGAAACCCATGGTTTTCAAACTGAAGTAAAACAACTGCTTAACCTAATGGCTCACAGCCTGTATTCCAATAAAGAAGTTTTCTTGCGCGAATTGGTCTCTAACGCTGCCGATGCCGCGGATAAGTTGCGCTTTAAAGCCCTTTCTCAAGGCGACTTGTATGAAAACGACGGTGACTTACGCGTTCGTTTAATTCTTGATCAAGACAAGAAAACGCTGACCATTTCTGATAATGGTATCGGTATGAGCCGCGAGGAGATCATCGATCACCTCGGCACCATCGCAAAATCCGGTACCAAGGCCTTCTTCGGTCAGTTGTCTGGCGATCAAGCGAAAGACTCACAGTTAATCGGTCAGTTTGGTGTGGGTTTTTATTCAGCTTTTATCGTGGCCGACAAAGTAACCGTACTGAGCCGTGCCGCCGGCCAACCGGCAGATCAAGGTGTGCAGTGGGAGTCTGATGGTGATGGTAGCTTTACCGTTACCGATATTAATAAGCCAAGCCGTGGCACCGACGTTATTTTGCACCTGCGGGACAGTGAGCAAGAGTTCTTAGATGACTGGCGCTTGCGCAGCATTATTGGGAAATATTCTGATCACATCAGTGTGGCCGTTGAAATGTGGAAAGACGGTGAGCCTGAGCAAACCGATGAAGAGGGTAAAGTTACAGCCGCTGCTACGGAAGGTGAGTGGGAGCAAGTTAACAAAGCCACCGCGCTGTGGACACGCTCTAAAAACGACATTAGTGATGAAGAATACCAAGAGTTTTATAAGCATATTTCTCATGACTGGCAAGATGCGCTGGACTGGAGCCATAACAAGGTTGAAGGTAATCAAGAATATACCAGCCTATTGTATGTGCCGGCCAAAGCGCCATTTGACTTATATAACCGCGAACAAAGCCATGGCTTGAAGTTGTATGTGCAGCGCGTCTTCATTATGGATGATGCCGAGCAGTTTATGCCAACATACCTACGGTTTGTAAAAGGCGTGCTCGACACTAACGACTTGCCGCTCAACGTGTCTCGTGAAATCTTACAAGACAATAAAGTGACCGCCCAGTTGCGCAAAGCGTGCAGCAAGCGGGTGTTGTCTTTGTTAGAAAAAATGGCCAAAAACGAGCCCGAAAAGTATCAAGGTTTTTGGACCGAATTTGGTAATGTACTTAAAGAAGGCCCCGCTGAGGATTACAGCAACCGCGAACAAATTGCCGGTTTACTGCGCTTTGCTAGCAGCAATAATGACTCAGATGCGCAAACCGTCTCACTGGCTGACTATATAGAGCGCATGCCTGAGGGCCAAGATAA
This genomic window from Oceanisphaera avium contains:
- the htpG gene encoding molecular chaperone HtpG, with the translated sequence MSDAVQTETHGFQTEVKQLLNLMAHSLYSNKEVFLRELVSNAADAADKLRFKALSQGDLYENDGDLRVRLILDQDKKTLTISDNGIGMSREEIIDHLGTIAKSGTKAFFGQLSGDQAKDSQLIGQFGVGFYSAFIVADKVTVLSRAAGQPADQGVQWESDGDGSFTVTDINKPSRGTDVILHLRDSEQEFLDDWRLRSIIGKYSDHISVAVEMWKDGEPEQTDEEGKVTAAATEGEWEQVNKATALWTRSKNDISDEEYQEFYKHISHDWQDALDWSHNKVEGNQEYTSLLYVPAKAPFDLYNREQSHGLKLYVQRVFIMDDAEQFMPTYLRFVKGVLDTNDLPLNVSREILQDNKVTAQLRKACSKRVLSLLEKMAKNEPEKYQGFWTEFGNVLKEGPAEDYSNREQIAGLLRFASSNNDSDAQTVSLADYIERMPEGQDKIYYITADSFAAANHSPHLEIFRKKGIEVLLMWERVDEWLMSHLNEFDGKQFVSVTKGELDLGELDDEETKKAQEEAKEALAPLLERVKTALGDEVKEVRLTHRLTSTPSCVVAGEHDMSTQMIKLMRSAGQEVPEQKYILELNPEHTLVKKLETLEAGEQFNEWSQLLLEQAQLAEQGGLKDPAAFVARVNRLLLD